CTCCAGCTGCCCGGCACGGTCCGCACGGTCCTCGACCCGGCCTGCGGCACCGGCGGCATGCTCTCCGCGATGGACGACCTCATCACCGAGCTCAATCCGGGTGCCACGGTGGAGGTGTACGGGCAGGAGCTCAACCCCGAGTCCTGGGCGATCTGCCGGTCCGACCTCATGATCAAAGGCCAGGACCCGGAGAACATCGCCTTCGGCAACTCGTTCAACGACGACGGTCACGCCCGCAAGTCCTTCGACTACATGCTCGCCAACCCGCCGTTCGGCGTGGAGTGGAAGAAGGTCAAGGACGACGTCGAGGCCGAGCACAAGTCGCTCGGCGAGGCGGGCCGCTTCGGCGCGGGGCTGCCGCGCATCAACGACGGCTCGCTGCTGTTCATCCAGCACATGATCTCGAAGATGAAGCCGGTGGACGTCAACGGCGGCGGCGGTTCGCGCCTTGCCATCGTCTTCAACGGCTCGCCCCTCTTCACGGGCGCGGCGGGCTCGGGCGAGTCGGAGATCCGCCGCTGGATCCTGGAGAACGACTGGCTGGAGGCCATCGTCGCCCTGCCGGACCAGCTCTTCTACAACACCGGCATCTCCACGTACTTCTGGATCCTGACGAACAGGAAAAACCCGGACCACAAGGGCAAGGTCGTGCTCCTGGACGCTCGCGACCAGTGGCAGAAGATGCGAAAGTCGCTGGGCGACAAGCGCAAGGAGCTGAGCAAGGACCACATCGCGACGGTGGTCAAGCTGTACGGCGACGCGTTGGCCGTGGCCGGCGATCCGGAACACCCGCTGCACGGCAAGGTGAAGGTCTTCGCCAACGAGGACTTCGGCTACCAGCGGATCACGGTCGAGCGCCCGCTGAAGCTGCGCTTCGAGGTGACGGAGGAAACGCTGGCGGCCCTGGAGGCGTCCAAGGTCATCCAGAAGCTCCCGCAGGCAACGGTCATGTTCGACGCCTTCGAGTCGATGCAGGTCCGGAGCTGGGCCACCAAGCAGGAGGCCTGGGTCGCCCTCAAGGACGCGGTGGTCGCGGCCGGCTCGACCTGGCCCTCCGGCGCCCCCTTCAACAAGGCCCTGCGCGACGCGATCGGCGTACGGAACCCGCAGGGCGAGGTCCAGCGCATCAAGGGCCAGCCCGAGCCGGACGCAGAACTCCGCGACTACGAGAACGTACCGCTGGGCGAGGACGTCGAGGAGTACCTGAAGCGAGAGGTCCACCCGCACGTCCCGGACGCGTGGATCGACCACAGCAAGACAAAGATCGGGTACGAGATTCCGTTCACGCGACACTTCTACGTGTACGAGCCGCCCCGGCCGCTGGCGGAGATCGACGCGGAGTTGAAGGCGCTGGAGGCGGAAATTCAGGGACTGTTGAGGGATGTGACAGAATGAGCGTCACGTTCACGTCGCTCTGGGGCACTCGCCGCGTCAAGTCGGTGGCATCAAAGATCGGCAGCGGCAAGACGCCGACCGGCGGTTCGGAAACTTACGCAAAAGAGGGGATCATTTTCCTGCGGAGTCAGAACATCCACTTTGATGGCCTGCGGCTGGACGACGTCGCATTCCTCGACCAGGCTACACATCGCGATATGCGGGCGACACGAGTCCAGCCTGACGACGTGCTGCTGAACATCACAGGCGCATCCCTCGGACGAGTTGCGCGGACTCCACTGAGTTTCGGAGAGGCGAACGTAAACCAGCACGTCTGTATCATCCGCCCCACCGAAGAAGTCAACTCTAGGTATCTGGCTTACGCCTTGGCCTCTCGTCCAGGGCAGGAACAGATCCGCGAGCTTCAGGCTGGCGGAAACCGTGAGGGTCTCAACTTCGATCAGGTTGGGAACCTACTTCTGCCCGCAGCTCCGCTGGAAGAGCAACACCGCATCGCCGACTTCCTCGACACCGAGATCGCCCGCATCAACGAGCTGATCCGCCTTTATCGACAGCTCGACAAATTGGCCGCAGAACGATCTCAGCGGGTACTAGACGACGCAGTTGGGCAACGTGCGGACCTCGTACCGCTACGCTATATCGTCCGCTTCCGCGAAGGTCCCGGCATCATGGCCGCAGACTTTCATCCCGATGGGGTCCCGCTCATCCGCATCTCGGGATTGAAGCATGGCGAGGTAACCCTCAACGGCTGTAATTTCCTAGACCCTGCAAAGGTCGCTCGGCAGTGGTCGCACTTCCGTCTTCGCATGGGTGACCGATTGATCAGCGGGAGCGCGACGATGGGCGGGGTGTCCGTGGTCCAATCCCCAGCTGTCGTCGGCTCCGTCCCCTATACCGGTCTGATCATTCTGCGACCGGCGCAGGCAAACGTAGAAATGAACTATGTAGAGGCATTTCTGCGGTCCTCCTCGTTCTCCCAGCAGATCGACCTGCTGAAAACGGGTGCCACCATGCAGCACTTCGGTCCCACCCACCTATCTCAGGTGAAGGCACCCTTGCCGTCGCCGGACCACCAGCGTCGCGTCGCCACGATTGCCGGTGAGGCGCTGCACCACGCGTCTCGCTGTAACAGACTGGCCCATCATCAGATCAGCTTGCTCATGGAACGCCGCCAAGCCCTCATCACCGCCGCCGTAACCGGCCAGTTCGACGTGTCCACCGCCAGCGGGCGCAACGTGACCGAAGGAGTCTCCGTATGAGCCCCGTGCACGACGAGTCCTCCTTCGGGTCCGCCATAGTCGCCGCCCTCTGCGAGCGGGGCTGGCGGGAGGCGAATCCCGAGGATTACCGGGCCGACCTCGGGCTGGACACCAACGAGCTGTTCACCTTCGTCGGGAAGTCGCAGCCCGACGAGTGGGACCAGCTCCTCACCCTCTACGGCCGGGACCCCAACGAAGCGCAGCGCGGGTTCGCTCAGCGGCTCGACCGGGCCATCGCCGATGACGGGCTGCTCCATGTCCTCCGCAACGGCGTCAAGGATCGTGGGGTCCGTCTCCGGGTCGCCTACTTCAGGCCCAACCTCGTCTCCGCAGACTCCGTTCTTGACGGCTACCGGGCCAACCGCCTCACTGTCGTCCGCGAACTCCCCTACGCCACCAAGCAGGCCGACTGGGGTCACCGGCTGGATCTCACCCTGTTCCTCAACGGCATCCCGGTCGCCACGGCCGAGTTGAAGAACCCGCTCACCGGCCAGGGCGTCGAACAGGCCAAGGAGCAGTACCGGACCGACCGCGACCCGACGGAGTTGATCTTCACGCGGCGCGTGATCGCCAACTTCGCCGTCGACCCCGACCTGGTCTTCGTCACCACGCAACTGCGCGGCAAGAGCACCCAGTTCCTGCCGTTCAACACCGGCTCGAACGGCCCTGGTCAGCCCGGTGGAGCCGGAAACACGGAGCCCACGGCCCACGGCTCCTACGCCACTTCCTACCTCTGGGAACAGGTCTGGCAGCGGGACAACTGGCTCGACCTGCTCCAGCGCTTCGTGCACCAGCAGAAGACGAAAACCCCCGGCGGCGGCACCACCAAGTCGACGATCTTCCCCCGGTTCCACCAGTGGGACGTGGTCCGGAAGCTCACCGCGCACGCGTCCGTGCACGGCGCGGGCCAGAACTACCTGATCATGGCGTCCGCCGGGTCCGGCAAGTCGAACACCATCGGCTGGCTGGCCCACCGCCTCAGCGACCTCCACGCCCGCCCCGACCCGCGCGTCCTGCGACCCGACGCCCTCGCCGACGGCCGCATCAAGCCCGGTGAGCCCGTCTTCGACAAGGTCATCGTCATCACGGACCGGCGCGCCCTGGACGCCCAGCTCTCGGCGACGGTCGGCAGCTTCTCTCAGACGGACGGCCTGGTCGTGAAGGTCGACGAGAAGCACGGCGCGAAGAGCGAGCAGTTGGCCCGCGCGCTGTCCCGGGACACCGGGAAGATCGTCACGGTCACCCTGCACTCGTTCCCGGCGCTGCTCGACTACATCAAGCGCAACCCGACCGAGATCAAGGGCACCCGCTTCGCGATCATCGTGGACGAGGCCCACTCCTCCCAGTCCGGCGACGCCGCCACGGCCGTGAAGTCGGCCCTGCGGGACCTCGGTCTGGACGCCGACTCGGACGACGAGGGCGCGACCACCGTCACCGTGGACGAGAAGCTGAAGGCGAAGGCGGTCGAGCGCTCGCACGCCGGCAACCTCTCCTACTTCGCCTTCACGGCGACGCCGAAGCAGAAGACGCTTGAACTCTTCGGCACGGAGGGCGTGGAGAACGGCAAGACCGTCTACCGGCCCTTCCACACCTACTCGATGCGCCAGGCCATCGAGGAAGGCTTCATCCTCGACCCGCTGCGCAACTACGTCACGTACAACACCTATTGGAAGCTCGCGAACCTCAACCACGACGAGAAGGAGGTCGACCCCTCCAAGGCGAACAGCCTGCTCGCCCGGTTCGCGCTCATGCACGAGCACACGGTGTCGCAGCACGCGCAGGTGATCGTCGAGCACTTCGTCGCGCACACCCGCGGCCGACTCGGCGGACGGGCGAAGGCGATGGTCGTGACGGCGTCCCGGCTCTCCGCCGTGCAGATGGCCCGCGCCATCCGCAGCTACATCGCCGACCGCGACTACGACACCAAGTACCCGGATCTCGGCGTCCTCGTCGCGATCTCCGGTTCCCTGACCGTCGACGGCGAGGAGACCACCGAGGTCAAGGAGAACGGCGGCATCTCGGAAGGCGCGCTGCCGAAGGCCTTCGTCTACACCCGCGCCGACGACAAAGCGGCGAAGGCGGGCGGCAAGGGCCAGCAGGAGTACCGCATCCTGGTCGTCGCGGAGAAGTACCAGACCGGCTTCGACCAGCCGCTGCTGACGACGATGTACGTCAACAAGACGCTCACCGGCATCGCCGCCGTGCAGACCCTGTCCCGCCTCAACCGCACCGCCGAACGCAAGTCCCAGGGCGACCTCGCCGTCCTGGACTTCGTCAACGACGCCGAGGACATACAGGACGCCTTCCGCCCGTACTTCGAGGAAGCGCACACCCTGCCCTCCGACCCCAACCTCCTCTACACGGCCCAGAGTCGGGTCATGTCCGCGCCGGTCATCTCCGAGCAGGACATGGACGGGTTCGTCGCCGCGTACTTCGAGGCGCAGGAGAAGGCGGCCGGCTCCCAGTCCAAGTGGGAGAAGCTGCACGCAGAGCTGTACCGGCTCCTGTCCCCCGCCGTCGTCCGCTTCACCCACCTCCTGGAGAGCGAGGAGGACGACGACGTCGAGACCGCCGAGGAGTTCCGGGCCAACCTCAACGACTACGTCCGCAAGTACGGCTTCCTCGCGCAGATCGTGCCGTACCAGGACCCGGAGCTGGAGCGCCTGTACCTCTACGGTCGCTACCTGCTCAACCGCCTCCCCCGCCTCGCGGACGGCGGAGTGGACATAGGCGAAGTGGACCTCAGTCACCTGCGCGTCGAGAAGACCGGCGAGCACGACGTGTCCCTCACTCCCGAGGGGCCCGCCGAGCTGAAGGGCTTCGGCGACGGCGTGGGAGGCGGTAAGGACGCGGACAAGTCACTGCTGTCCGAGCTGATCGACAAGTTCAACGCCAAGTTCGGCACGGACTTCACCGAGCAGGACCTGCTGCCGGTGTTCAACCTCACCAACCAGGACCCGAAGGTCCGGGCCGCCGCCCTCGTCAACGACGAGGAGAACTTCGGCATCGTCTACGACAAGAAGTTCGAGGAGAATATGATGGATCATGTCTCCACGATCGACACCCTCGGCAAGCGCTACTTCGGCGCGGACCGGGACTTCAAGTCCAACCTCGACCGCAGCGCCCGCCGCGCGGCCTGGCGGATGATCCGCCGGGAGGAGGGCCTGGACGAGCTGTGAACAGTACGGGACCCGGTGCGCTGCCCGCACCGGGTCCCGTCAGTTCTCGCTCAGTTCAGCGCGCTGCGGCCATCTGCACAAAGCCCGCCCACGCCTCGGCCCCGAAGGACAACCTGGCTTCTGCCGGTCGCTTGGAGTCACGGACGAGGACGGTTTCAGAGGTCGCGGCGATCTCAAGGCACTGGCCGCCTTCAGCGCCGCTGTAACTGCTCTTGAACCAGGCCGGTTCGGTGGCCACCGATTCGCTTCCTGCGGCGTTCATAGCTCTCCCAGCAACTTCGCGATGTGGTCCAGGCTCTCGCGCGGACTGAGTGCCTGGCTTCGGATAATCCCATAACGGGCCGCCGCGAGACTCGTCTCATCACGCTTGGTCAGAAGGCTGCTGCGTCCCTGCACCTCGGCGTACACGAACTGTTCGCCGGCCTTGCGGTTGATCACCGTGAACGGTCCGTCCACACCGGCGTTGTCCTCGCGGTCCAGCGGCATCACCTGAAGCTCCACGTTGCGCTTCTCGCCGGTCAGGAGCAGATGCTCAAGCTGTCCACGCAGCACGGCCTTCCCGCCCAACGGCCGTTGCAACAGCGGCTCCTCCATCACGAAGCTCAGTAGCGGGGCAGGCCAGCGGTTGAAGATCTCCTGTCGCGCCAGACGTGCGGCGACGCGCAGTTCGATCGTTTCCTCGTCGAGCAATGGACGGCGCATGGAGAGGAGACCTCGCATGTACTCCTCGGTCTGGAGCAGCCCGTTGACCACGAGCGTGTCGTACGCGCACAGCTCGACCGCTTCCGCCTCCAGCCGCGCCATGTCCCGGAAGAACGCCGGATACTGAGCCCGCCCCACCTCCTCCTTCAGGGCCGTCAGCAAGCCCCCGGCCCCGAGCGCCTCGTCGGCCTTGTCGATGAAGCGGGCCTGGGGAATCCGCCGTCCCTGCTCGATGGACGCCACCGTGTCCGCCGCGTAGCCGACCCGGCTGCCGAACTCGGCGCGTTCCAGCCCCGCCCTCACCCGCAGCAGCTTCAGCTGCCGTCCGAACGCGGTGACGACGCCCGTCCCCGGGTCGTCCTCCGGCCGCTGCTGCCGCTGTTCCTCGTCCTCGTCCCGCATGGTCACCGTCCTGCCGCCTCTCCCCACGCCCGCGTACCGTCCTGTACAGCGCCCGCGCCCGCCGCGTACGAAGAGCCGACGTCAGCGCGTCACCACTGGTCACGCTATGCCACAGAGCGCAACCGTGTGTGCATGACCGCAACACAACCACCCCTCACGGCCCACCGGTTCGCGATGCGCTTCAGCTCCACCTCGCGTGGGGCCCGCCTGGCCCGGCGGCTGTGCGGGCACCGCCTCGACGCCTGGGGCATCCTCTACGGCAGCGCCGCGCACGACGCCGTCGTCCTGGTCGCGGCGGAGCTGTGCGCGAACGCCGTACGGCACGGCCACGTCGCCGGACGGGACTTCCACGTCCTGCTCACCGCGGACCCGGCCACCGGCACCGTACGGCTCGAGGTCAGCGACACCCGGGGCGAACGCCTGCCCCGCGTCCGCAGCGCCGCCGCACCGGACGAGGGCGGTCGCGGGCTGCTGCTCGTCGAGACGCTGGCCGACCGCTGGGGGTGCACCGCGCGCACCACGGGCGGTCCGGGCAAGACCGTCTGGGCGGAGTGCACCGTCCGAGGCCTGAACCGAGCAGACCTGACCTGGCCCGACGCCTGAGCCGACCCGAGCCGATGACGTCGGCCGATGGTGCCGGCCGCCCCCCGCGATCCGGCTGGACGTGCACGGCCCGGGGCGGCGAAACTGGTCTCCGACCACAGCGGAGATCACTTCGGACGCTCGCTCGACGGGGGCGGCGGGGCGGGGGCCAGGTGCCGGACGGACGTCGGATCGCGGAACGCTACGAACTGCTCGAGCAGTTCGGCCACGGCGGCATGGGGGACGTGTGGCGGGGCTATGACGCCGTCCTCGACCGGCCGGTCGCCGTGAAGCTGATCCGTCCACAGGCCGTGACGTCACCACACCTGGCGGAGGAGTTCGCGAAGCGGTTCAAGCGCGAGGCGCGGATCACCGCCCGTATCCAGCACCTCGGTGTGCCGCAGGTGTACGACGCGGTGCTGGACGAGTCGTACGAGCAGCTGTTCCTGGTGATGGAGCTGGTCGACGGCGTGCCGCTGACCGCGTACGTGAACCCGGAGCGCCCGCTGCCCGTCAGCTGGGCGGTGGCCGTGGCGGCGCAGGTGGCGACCGTGCTGTCGTACGCGCACGACGTGCCCGTGGTGCACCGGGACCTGAAGCCGGGCAACATTCTCGTCGCACGCGACGGCACCGTGAAGGTGCTCGACTTCGGCATCGCGGCCATCCTCCAGACGGACGTCACCCGGCTGACGGCGACCGGCAGTCCCATCGGGACGCACCAGTACATGGCACCGGAACAGGTGCGCGGCGGACGGGTCACGCCGCGCACCGACCTGTACGCCCTGGGCTGCGTGCTGCACGAACTCCTCTGCGGACGGATGCTGTTCAGCGGCGACGGCGAGTTCCACCTGATGATGCAGCACGTCAGTGCGGCTCCCACGCCTCTGCGGCAGCTGCGGTCCGACGTTCCGGAGGAACTGGAGGAGCTCGTCCTGCATCTGCTCCGCAAGGCACCCGAGGCGCGTCCCGTGGACGTGCAGGAGGTGTACGAGCGGCTGCGGCCCTTCCTGCCGCCGGCCGGTGAGGACGGCGTTCCCGACGGGTCGGGGCCCCTCGGCGCGCCCGACCCGACCGGCATCTTCCGCCGCCCCTACGCACCCCGCTCACGTGCCGGAGCCACGCACGCGCTGCGCGCCGCGTCCGCCTCCGGAGCCGACGCGCCTCCCGCGCCCGTACCGGCCGCCGAACGGGAGGCACTGCGGGCTCAGATCCTCGACGTCCACGCGCACTACGTCGCCCTCATGGAGGAGGAACGGTACGCGCAGGCCGCCGAGGTCGTCGGCGAGATGATCGCACCGGCCGCGCGGGCCCTCGGCGCGGAGAGCAAGGCGGTCCTCGGACTGCGCCGGCGCCGTGCGTTCAGCCGCCAGCTGGCCGGCGACCACCGGGCCGCCCTGCCCGAGTTCGAGGCACTGGCCGACGCCTACGGGCGGGTCAGCGGACCGAGCAGCGAGGACGCCCGGGACAGCCGGGCCCAGGCGGCCCGCTGCCGTGGCGAACTCGGCCAGGTGACAGAGGCGCTCGCCGGACTGAACGGCGTCCTCGACGTCGTACGGTCGGTGGACGGCGACGTGAGCGAGGAAGCCGTCGAACTGCGCCGCGACATCGGCATGCTGCTGCTCGCGCAGGGCCGGACGACGGACGCGCTCGGCGTCCTGGACCCACTGCACGCCGACCTGTGCG
The window above is part of the Streptomyces sp. NBC_00425 genome. Proteins encoded here:
- a CDS encoding type I restriction-modification system subunit M, which produces MNSSKHTELANHAWSVADLLRGDYKQSDYGKVILPFTVLRRLECVLAPTREKVAEEAAQYKDTGIDPDRFLRRASGHSFYNKSDLTLKKIAGDPGSAAKNLQVYVGAFSDNAQGVLDRFEFAQQIKRLDSAGLLYQVIGKFTDLDLRPEVVPNHNMGYIFEELIRRFAEQSNETAGEHFTPREVIQLMVRLLVAPDGDALQLPGTVRTVLDPACGTGGMLSAMDDLITELNPGATVEVYGQELNPESWAICRSDLMIKGQDPENIAFGNSFNDDGHARKSFDYMLANPPFGVEWKKVKDDVEAEHKSLGEAGRFGAGLPRINDGSLLFIQHMISKMKPVDVNGGGGSRLAIVFNGSPLFTGAAGSGESEIRRWILENDWLEAIVALPDQLFYNTGISTYFWILTNRKNPDHKGKVVLLDARDQWQKMRKSLGDKRKELSKDHIATVVKLYGDALAVAGDPEHPLHGKVKVFANEDFGYQRITVERPLKLRFEVTEETLAALEASKVIQKLPQATVMFDAFESMQVRSWATKQEAWVALKDAVVAAGSTWPSGAPFNKALRDAIGVRNPQGEVQRIKGQPEPDAELRDYENVPLGEDVEEYLKREVHPHVPDAWIDHSKTKIGYEIPFTRHFYVYEPPRPLAEIDAELKALEAEIQGLLRDVTE
- a CDS encoding restriction endonuclease subunit S, which codes for MSVTFTSLWGTRRVKSVASKIGSGKTPTGGSETYAKEGIIFLRSQNIHFDGLRLDDVAFLDQATHRDMRATRVQPDDVLLNITGASLGRVARTPLSFGEANVNQHVCIIRPTEEVNSRYLAYALASRPGQEQIRELQAGGNREGLNFDQVGNLLLPAAPLEEQHRIADFLDTEIARINELIRLYRQLDKLAAERSQRVLDDAVGQRADLVPLRYIVRFREGPGIMAADFHPDGVPLIRISGLKHGEVTLNGCNFLDPAKVARQWSHFRLRMGDRLISGSATMGGVSVVQSPAVVGSVPYTGLIILRPAQANVEMNYVEAFLRSSSFSQQIDLLKTGATMQHFGPTHLSQVKAPLPSPDHQRRVATIAGEALHHASRCNRLAHHQISLLMERRQALITAAVTGQFDVSTASGRNVTEGVSV
- a CDS encoding type I restriction endonuclease subunit R, translated to MSPVHDESSFGSAIVAALCERGWREANPEDYRADLGLDTNELFTFVGKSQPDEWDQLLTLYGRDPNEAQRGFAQRLDRAIADDGLLHVLRNGVKDRGVRLRVAYFRPNLVSADSVLDGYRANRLTVVRELPYATKQADWGHRLDLTLFLNGIPVATAELKNPLTGQGVEQAKEQYRTDRDPTELIFTRRVIANFAVDPDLVFVTTQLRGKSTQFLPFNTGSNGPGQPGGAGNTEPTAHGSYATSYLWEQVWQRDNWLDLLQRFVHQQKTKTPGGGTTKSTIFPRFHQWDVVRKLTAHASVHGAGQNYLIMASAGSGKSNTIGWLAHRLSDLHARPDPRVLRPDALADGRIKPGEPVFDKVIVITDRRALDAQLSATVGSFSQTDGLVVKVDEKHGAKSEQLARALSRDTGKIVTVTLHSFPALLDYIKRNPTEIKGTRFAIIVDEAHSSQSGDAATAVKSALRDLGLDADSDDEGATTVTVDEKLKAKAVERSHAGNLSYFAFTATPKQKTLELFGTEGVENGKTVYRPFHTYSMRQAIEEGFILDPLRNYVTYNTYWKLANLNHDEKEVDPSKANSLLARFALMHEHTVSQHAQVIVEHFVAHTRGRLGGRAKAMVVTASRLSAVQMARAIRSYIADRDYDTKYPDLGVLVAISGSLTVDGEETTEVKENGGISEGALPKAFVYTRADDKAAKAGGKGQQEYRILVVAEKYQTGFDQPLLTTMYVNKTLTGIAAVQTLSRLNRTAERKSQGDLAVLDFVNDAEDIQDAFRPYFEEAHTLPSDPNLLYTAQSRVMSAPVISEQDMDGFVAAYFEAQEKAAGSQSKWEKLHAELYRLLSPAVVRFTHLLESEEDDDVETAEEFRANLNDYVRKYGFLAQIVPYQDPELERLYLYGRYLLNRLPRLADGGVDIGEVDLSHLRVEKTGEHDVSLTPEGPAELKGFGDGVGGGKDADKSLLSELIDKFNAKFGTDFTEQDLLPVFNLTNQDPKVRAAALVNDEENFGIVYDKKFEENMMDHVSTIDTLGKRYFGADRDFKSNLDRSARRAAWRMIRREEGLDEL
- a CDS encoding DUF397 domain-containing protein; amino-acid sequence: MNAAGSESVATEPAWFKSSYSGAEGGQCLEIAATSETVLVRDSKRPAEARLSFGAEAWAGFVQMAAAR
- a CDS encoding helix-turn-helix domain-containing protein encodes the protein MRDEDEEQRQQRPEDDPGTGVVTAFGRQLKLLRVRAGLERAEFGSRVGYAADTVASIEQGRRIPQARFIDKADEALGAGGLLTALKEEVGRAQYPAFFRDMARLEAEAVELCAYDTLVVNGLLQTEEYMRGLLSMRRPLLDEETIELRVAARLARQEIFNRWPAPLLSFVMEEPLLQRPLGGKAVLRGQLEHLLLTGEKRNVELQVMPLDREDNAGVDGPFTVINRKAGEQFVYAEVQGRSSLLTKRDETSLAAARYGIIRSQALSPRESLDHIAKLLGEL
- a CDS encoding ATP-binding protein yields the protein MTATQPPLTAHRFAMRFSSTSRGARLARRLCGHRLDAWGILYGSAAHDAVVLVAAELCANAVRHGHVAGRDFHVLLTADPATGTVRLEVSDTRGERLPRVRSAAAPDEGGRGLLLVETLADRWGCTARTTGGPGKTVWAECTVRGLNRADLTWPDA
- a CDS encoding serine/threonine-protein kinase, with translation MPDGRRIAERYELLEQFGHGGMGDVWRGYDAVLDRPVAVKLIRPQAVTSPHLAEEFAKRFKREARITARIQHLGVPQVYDAVLDESYEQLFLVMELVDGVPLTAYVNPERPLPVSWAVAVAAQVATVLSYAHDVPVVHRDLKPGNILVARDGTVKVLDFGIAAILQTDVTRLTATGSPIGTHQYMAPEQVRGGRVTPRTDLYALGCVLHELLCGRMLFSGDGEFHLMMQHVSAAPTPLRQLRSDVPEELEELVLHLLRKAPEARPVDVQEVYERLRPFLPPAGEDGVPDGSGPLGAPDPTGIFRRPYAPRSRAGATHALRAASASGADAPPAPVPAAEREALRAQILDVHAHYVALMEEERYAQAAEVVGEMIAPAARALGAESKAVLGLRRRRAFSRQLAGDHRAALPEFEALADAYGRVSGPSSEDARDSRAQAARCRGELGQVTEALAGLNGVLDVVRSVDGDVSEEAVELRRDIGMLLLAQGRTTDALGVLDPLHADLCVVWGPDDELTAEVAETLAVIRLDLDGGPSGSPT